A DNA window from bacterium contains the following coding sequences:
- a CDS encoding MBL fold metallo-hydrolase encodes MTAGDGPQLQSIRLGDWDIAGFVERRFALDGGTMFGVVPRMMWQKLIPPDDENRVPLQANLFVVKTGTAVVLLDTGLGDALSKFDIRLYDPRGPSRINESLAALGVHPTEVTHVIFTHLHTDHSNGAFAGDPDAPRLRFPNADFFVQRDEWEDATHPDERTSAVYIQHRLRALEESGQLHLLDGDIDIIPGVRVVKTGGHTRGHQGVRVTRGDDRFFYYADIIPSRFHLKGAYVAAVDMFPMDTMKAKKKLLADALDPRTIIGFDHDTTIMFGRLVQKEKWLDVEPVPGTNATTA; translated from the coding sequence ATGACGGCGGGGGACGGTCCGCAGCTGCAGTCGATCCGTCTGGGCGATTGGGACATCGCCGGGTTTGTCGAACGCCGCTTCGCGCTCGATGGCGGCACCATGTTCGGCGTCGTGCCGCGCATGATGTGGCAGAAGCTGATCCCGCCCGACGACGAAAACCGCGTGCCGCTGCAGGCCAATCTGTTCGTGGTCAAGACCGGCACGGCCGTGGTCCTGCTCGACACCGGCCTCGGCGACGCCCTCTCGAAGTTCGATATCCGTCTCTACGATCCCCGCGGGCCGTCGCGGATCAACGAATCGCTGGCGGCCCTCGGCGTTCATCCCACGGAAGTGACGCACGTTATCTTCACGCACCTGCATACCGATCACTCCAACGGCGCATTTGCCGGCGATCCCGACGCTCCGCGTCTCCGTTTCCCGAACGCCGATTTCTTTGTCCAGCGCGACGAGTGGGAGGACGCGACCCACCCCGACGAGCGCACCAGCGCCGTCTACATCCAGCACCGGCTGCGCGCGCTGGAGGAATCGGGCCAGTTGCACCTGCTCGACGGCGACATCGACATCATTCCCGGCGTCCGCGTGGTAAAAACCGGCGGGCACACCCGCGGCCACCAGGGGGTACGCGTCACCCGCGGCGACGACCGCTTTTTCTACTACGCCGATATCATCCCGTCGCGCTTCCATCTCAAAGGCGCCTATGTCGCGGCCGTCGACATGTTCCCGATGGACACAATGAAGGCCAAAAAGAAGCTGCTGGCCGACGCGCTCGATCCGCGCACGATCATCGGTTTTGACCACGACACGACGATCATGTTCGGACGTCTGGTGCAGAAGGAAAAGTGGCTGGATGTCGAGCCCGTGCCGGGCACCAACGCGACCACCGCATGA
- a CDS encoding acyl-CoA dehydrogenase family protein yields the protein MYRFNVDDRQQPIRDMVRAFAEKEITPVAAAMDRMPEPIKFPVDYYRKLAKQGFIGFPLPREYGGTGHSSIEYCTLCEELTFWDPPTCLLAAVAVLATEPIWHFANEEQKKKYIPRIVTGEIIPAFALTEPNAGSDAANQSTEAVLDNGEWVINGEKIFIMHGDVANLYVVFGKINEPGVRHKISAWIVEDNGHNGIRKEVLQYKMGMRAATTGRVWFNNTRVPQSALLGEVDKGFRYAMATLDSARIGVAAQGLGIAERALEESINYAKSRKVFGEPLASKQAIQWMIADMQTRTEAARGLAYRAAMLQDKGAKFGLEASMAKLYCTETANFCVDRAMQIHAGYGYIGEFSMIEKLYRDQRITEIYEGTSEIQRLVIAAAMLRDPA from the coding sequence ATGTATCGTTTCAACGTCGATGACCGCCAGCAGCCAATCCGCGATATGGTTCGCGCCTTCGCGGAAAAGGAAATCACGCCTGTCGCGGCCGCCATGGATCGCATGCCCGAGCCGATCAAGTTCCCCGTTGACTACTATCGCAAACTCGCCAAACAGGGCTTCATCGGATTCCCGCTGCCCAGGGAGTATGGCGGCACCGGTCATTCCTCGATCGAATACTGCACCCTCTGCGAAGAGCTGACCTTCTGGGATCCGCCGACCTGCCTGTTGGCGGCGGTCGCCGTGCTGGCGACCGAGCCGATCTGGCACTTCGCCAATGAGGAACAAAAGAAGAAGTACATCCCCCGCATCGTGACCGGCGAGATCATTCCCGCGTTCGCGTTGACCGAGCCCAACGCGGGCTCCGACGCGGCCAATCAGAGCACCGAGGCGGTGCTCGACAACGGCGAGTGGGTGATCAACGGCGAGAAGATCTTTATCATGCACGGCGACGTGGCCAACCTCTACGTCGTCTTCGGCAAGATCAACGAGCCGGGCGTGCGCCACAAAATTTCCGCCTGGATCGTCGAGGACAACGGCCACAACGGCATCCGCAAGGAAGTGCTGCAGTACAAGATGGGCATGCGCGCGGCGACCACCGGACGCGTCTGGTTCAACAACACGCGCGTGCCGCAGTCGGCCCTGCTGGGCGAAGTCGACAAGGGCTTTCGTTACGCGATGGCGACGCTCGATTCGGCCCGCATCGGGGTGGCGGCGCAGGGGCTGGGGATCGCCGAGCGCGCGCTCGAGGAGTCGATCAACTACGCCAAGTCGCGCAAGGTCTTCGGCGAGCCGTTGGCCTCGAAGCAGGCGATCCAGTGGATGATCGCCGACATGCAGACGCGCACTGAAGCCGCCCGCGGGTTGGCCTACCGCGCCGCCATGCTCCAGGACAAGGGCGCCAAGTTCGGGTTGGAGGCCTCGATGGCGAAGTTGTACTGCACCGAGACCGCCAACTTCTGCGTCGATCGCGCCATGCAGATTCACGCCGGCTACGGGTACATCGGCGAATTCTCGATGATCGAAAAATTGTATCGCGACCAGCGGATCACCGAAATCTATGAGGGCACGTCGGAAATCCAGCGCCTGGTCATCGCCGCCGCGATGCTGCGCGATCCGGCGTAG
- a CDS encoding acyl-CoA carboxylase subunit beta gives MNKPTPIERLHEMRALAAEPGGAQRAAAQRAKGKLLARERLEILLDEGSFEELDRFVTHRSTDFGLADQRPLGDGVVTGSGRIEGRPVYVFSQDFTVFGGTLAEGHARKICKIMDMALKTGVPVIGLNDSGGARIQEGVVSLGGYADIFLRNTLCSGVIPQISLIMGPCAGGAVYSPAITDFILMVRGTSYMFVTGPNVVKTVTHEEIDFEGLGGAQVCAEKSGIAHLVADNDAEVLLLTRKLFSFLPQNNLDTPPRRKSDDPPDRADAELDNVVPLDPNKPYDIKEVITRVVDDGEFLEIQPDYAGNIVVGYARLAGRAVGIVANQPAVLAGVLDISSSIKGARFVRTCDAFNIPLVVFEDVPGFLPGVAQEHGGIIKHGAKLLYAFCEATVPKVTVITRKAYGGAYDVMNSKHVRGDYNVAWPTAEIAVMGPKGAAEIIFRKEIAAAKDPAAETERLAEEYRAKFANPYVAAQYGYIDDVIEPRETRARLIRALDIIETKREQNPPKKHGNIPL, from the coding sequence ATGAACAAACCCACACCGATCGAACGACTTCATGAGATGCGGGCCCTGGCCGCCGAGCCGGGCGGGGCGCAGCGCGCCGCCGCCCAGCGCGCCAAAGGCAAACTGCTGGCCCGCGAGCGGCTCGAAATCCTCCTCGATGAAGGCAGCTTCGAAGAACTGGACCGCTTCGTCACCCACCGCTCCACCGACTTCGGACTGGCCGACCAGCGCCCCCTGGGCGACGGCGTCGTCACCGGTTCGGGACGGATCGAGGGACGCCCGGTCTATGTCTTCAGCCAGGACTTCACCGTCTTCGGCGGCACCCTGGCCGAAGGCCACGCGCGCAAGATATGCAAGATCATGGACATGGCGCTGAAGACCGGCGTGCCCGTCATCGGACTCAATGATTCCGGCGGCGCGCGTATCCAGGAGGGCGTGGTCTCGCTCGGCGGCTATGCCGACATCTTCCTGCGCAACACCCTTTGCTCAGGGGTGATTCCACAGATTTCGCTCATCATGGGTCCCTGCGCCGGCGGCGCGGTCTACTCGCCGGCGATCACCGACTTCATTTTGATGGTGCGCGGCACCTCGTACATGTTTGTGACCGGACCGAATGTCGTGAAGACCGTCACCCACGAGGAAATCGATTTCGAGGGATTGGGCGGCGCGCAGGTCTGCGCCGAAAAAAGCGGCATCGCCCACCTGGTCGCCGACAACGACGCCGAGGTCCTGCTCCTGACGCGCAAGCTGTTCAGTTTCCTGCCGCAGAACAACCTCGACACGCCGCCGCGCCGCAAGTCCGATGATCCGCCCGACCGCGCCGACGCCGAACTGGACAACGTCGTGCCGCTGGATCCCAACAAGCCCTACGACATCAAGGAAGTCATCACCCGCGTGGTTGATGACGGCGAGTTCCTCGAGATCCAGCCGGACTACGCGGGCAACATCGTGGTGGGCTACGCCCGGCTTGCCGGACGTGCCGTCGGGATTGTCGCCAATCAGCCCGCGGTTCTGGCCGGCGTGCTCGACATTTCCTCGTCGATTAAGGGCGCGCGCTTTGTGCGCACCTGCGATGCCTTCAACATTCCGCTGGTCGTATTCGAGGATGTCCCGGGGTTCCTGCCCGGTGTCGCCCAGGAACACGGCGGGATCATCAAGCACGGGGCCAAGCTGCTCTATGCCTTCTGTGAGGCGACGGTGCCCAAGGTCACCGTCATCACGCGCAAGGCCTATGGCGGCGCTTACGACGTCATGAACTCGAAGCACGTCCGCGGCGATTACAATGTCGCCTGGCCGACCGCCGAAATCGCGGTCATGGGCCCCAAGGGCGCCGCCGAGATCATTTTCCGCAAGGAAATCGCGGCGGCCAAGGACCCCGCGGCCGAGACCGAACGTCTGGCCGAAGAGTACCGCGCCAAGTTTGCCAACCCGTATGTTGCGGCCCAGTATGGCTATATCGACGATGTCATCGAGCCGCGGGAAACCCGGGCGCGCCTGATTCGCGCCCTGGACATCATCGAGACCAAGCGCGAGCAGAACCCGCCGAAAAAACACGGCAACATTCCGCTGTGA